A window from Podospora bellae-mahoneyi strain CBS 112042 chromosome 1 map unlocalized CBS112042p_1, whole genome shotgun sequence encodes these proteins:
- a CDS encoding uncharacterized protein (EggNog:ENOG503NXGC; COG:C) has product MEPQETGASYERLVSPHDPPLRILIVGAGLGGCAAAIALHHHGHEVVGVLDKVRNFTRLGDSLGLGENAYKLLARWGCNIKEIQEIGNQAPTMKIRRWHDGKVLAEQPLMDMAGYIGHRGDYHDIFLKWVRERNIPILMSSDVTSYTDTTPPTLTLSTGKSLSADLIVAADGIKSLARPLVLSHYDDPISSGYACFRAYFSPSEEMKADPARNAFLSQDSVNFWIGPDTHVVQNTLRGGGEFNWILTHKDDGDIPESWFQPGDMDEVRKLVADIDPDIRYAIMSTDRCLDWKICYRKPLSTWVSPKSHRIVLLGDSCHAHLPTSAQGASQATESAGVLAACLGLVARDEVEVATRAYEKLRFPRVRISQTHGEDLRDRWHNVLKNVDDDVDIDPEMVKIKNRPLYAFDAEKDAIEKWDGVAPRIRRELMTGQIEPLCDE; this is encoded by the exons ATGGAACCCCAGGAAACAGGAGCATCATACGAAAGACTTGTATCACCTCATGATCCTCCCCTTAGGA TCCTTATCGTCGGTGCTGGCCTGGGAGGATGCGCTGCAGCCAttgccctccaccaccatggccacGAAGTAGTCGGAGTCCTAGACAAAGTCCGCAACTTCACCCGCCTCGGCGACTCCCTCGGGCTAGGAGAAAATGCCTACAAACTTCTCGCCCGATGGGGCTGCAACATCAAAGAAATCCAAGAAATCGGCAACCAGGCCCCCACCATGAAAATCAGACGTTGGCACGACGGGAAAGTTCTTGCTGAGCAACCCCTGATGGACATGGCAGGATATATCGGTCACCGCGGTGACTACCacgacatcttcctcaaatg GGTCCGCGAAAGaaacatccccatcctcatgTCCTCCGACGTAACCTCCTACACTgacacaacaccaccaaccctaaccctctccacTGGCAAGTCCCTCTCCGCCGACCTCATAGTCGCAGCAGACGGCATCAAATCCCTCGCCCGccccctcgtcctctcccacTACGACGACCCCATCTCCAGCGGCTACGCCTGTTTCCGCGCTTACTTCTCCCCTTCCGAGGAAATGAAAGCAGACCCAGCCCGCAACGCGTTCCTCTCCCAAGACAGTGTCAACTTTTGGATCGGGCCCGACACCCACGTCGTTCAGAACACACtccgaggagggggggagttCAACTGGATACTTACTCACAAAGACGACGGGGACATTCCCGAGTCGTGGTTTCAGCCGGGGGATATGGACGAAGTCCGGAAGTTGGTGGCAGATATTGATCCTGATATCAGGTATGCGATCATGTCTACGGACAGGTGTCTGGACTGGAAGATCTGCTACCGGAAGCCGTTGTCTACGTGGGTGTCACCAAAGTCGCATCGGATTGTCTTGCTAGGGGACAGCTGTCATGCTCATCTGCCGACGTCGGCACAAGGGGCTAGTCAGGCGACGGAGAGTGCGGGTGTTTTGGCGGCTTGTCTGGGTTTGGTAGCGAGGGACGAAGTCGAGGTTGCTACCAGGGCCTACGAGAAGCTTCGCTTCCCGAGGGTGAGGATAAGTCAAACCCATGGGGAGGATTTGCGAGATCGATGGCACAATGTTCTCAAGaatgtggatgatgatgtagATATTGATCCGGAAATGGTGAAAATTAAG AACCGACCGTTATACGCATTCGACGCAGAAAAAGATGCCATTGAGAAATGGGATGGGGTGGCGCCGAGAATCCGGCGGGAGTTGATGACGGGCCAGATAGAGCCTCTCTGCGATGAATGA
- a CDS encoding uncharacterized protein (EggNog:ENOG503NW3U; COG:S), translated as MPTILIIGTCDTKLEPLLFLRESIISVPLPIPDLEVILLDVGRNPVEHEAISISQEDLLVDCTDISNLDRGEFVEVISRQATKVVEGLLRSSKGLHGVISLGGSSGTMLAAGIMKGLPWGLPKVIVSTVASGDTGGYVGESDIGMVNSVVDIAGINGLLGEVIGNAAGGIVGSAVVFEHRKHGERGRGQERKKRLGVTMFGVTTPAVDTVRECFKEWYGDDVEVYVFHATGHGGKTMEKMVREEELDAVLDLTTTEVADFVVGGVMSAGEERMTAAVERGVPYLVSLGATDMVNFGARDTVPERFKDRNLVEHNAAVTVMRTNKEEARDIGRFMVERLKNAMRPELVRVVIPRGGTSLLSKCGEQFEDKQVDEVLFDVLQEGLKGTGIEVVEDKRDINDEGLARMVAGLMGRLMA; from the coding sequence atgcccaccatcctcatcatcggaACGTGCGACACCAAGCTCGAACCGCTCCTCTTTTTGAGGGAATCAATCATCTCCGTCCCCTTACCTATTCCCGACCTTGAGGTCATCCTCCTAGACGTGGGTCGAAACCCGGTCGAGCACGAAGCTATTTCCATATCTCAAGAGGACCTGCTGGTGGATTGCACTGATATTTCCAACCTCGACCGGGGTGAATTCGTCGAGGTAATCTCCCGCCAGGCAACGAAAGTTGTGGAAGGGCTTTTGAGGTCGTCAAAGGGGCTGCATGGGGTCATTTCTTTGGGGGGGTCATCGGGGACGATGCTTGCAGCGGGGATTATGAAGGGTTTGCCGTGGGGTTTGCCAAAGGTCATCGTTAGTACTGTTGCTAGTGGGGATACGGGGGGGTATGTGGGGGAGAGTGATATTGGGATGGTGAACTCGGTGGTTGATATTGCTGGGATCaatgggttgttgggggaggtgattggGAATGCGGCGGGCGGGATTGTTGGTTCTGCGGTGGTGTTTGAACATAGAAAGCacggggagaggggaaggggacaagagaggaagaaaaggttggGGGTCACGATGTTTGGGGTTACTACTCCTGCTGTTGACACAGTTCGTGAATGTTTCAAGGAATGGTATGGGGACGATGTGGAGGTGTATGTTTTTCATGCTACTGGTCATGGGGGGAAGAcgatggagaagatggtgaggGAAGAGGAGTTGGATGCCGTGTTGGATTTGACCACGACGGAGGTGGCAGATTTCGTGGTGGGGGGTGTGATGagtgctggggaggagaggatgacggcggcggttgagaggggggttCCATATTTGGTTTCGTTGGGGGCAACGGATATGGTCAACTTTGGGGCGAGGGACACGGTACCGGAGCGGTTCAAAGACAGAAATTTGGTGGAGCATAATGCTGCTGTTACTGTCATGAGGACGAACAAGGAGGAAGCGAGGGACATTGGGAGGTTtatggtggagaggttgaaaAATGCTATGAGGCCGGAGCTGGTCAGAGTGGTGATTCCGAGGGGTGGGACAAGCTTGCTTTCGAAATGTGGTGAGCAGTTTGAGGATAAGCAGGTTGACGAGGTATTGTTTGATGTGTTGCAGGAGGGCCTAAAGGGGACTGGGATTGAAGTGGTGGAGGACAAAAGAGATATTAATGATGAGggtttggcgaggatggttGCTGGGTTAATGGGGCGATTGATGGCCTAG
- a CDS encoding uncharacterized protein (EggNog:ENOG503NXQS; COG:S) gives MDGHHYASNLPLGMGVQTSDARLGFGHLSIQGGPIGMDAAGDPMDLDMDFDEMSWAIDFNSPINHIDPQQLHSFEVNPNYHPPNGLPYDYLFAEDEGYFPPFNPPLPNINHRPPEDGSHDLARERLRKQLSLLSKGWCGDEIRFKNVDPAKAVILHTLAIELGLEYNHNVRSQEVLISRFEPTQLPSGPRPSSGRLSTSPPRASVELNAVSCLPGESAFSLSHFQSPQLPHFDVRAAVAPIQEAPLQQPQPDSIVAKPHQALSRHPSRSERITDSISKHVSTLKASVAKGGRRGPLTENGRRGMRELETVGGACWRCKVLRRKCDPGTPCRCCLQLESVAMPNLGEDAPLWPSIGCRRGPLGNSLPTQLLCPLQSLECHLASSNSSRRCRSVDLAERCLLSAESQRLADMKAVFEGASDKLSICDFGLKASFYAFIDAGRYRDRDSLHQQNTPCDGNPVTYAELIAIIAWELSENNALLGSLLEIKSWENFMGMLETACIYESEVGQTSVVFLSMVCLRHCLEGLRLHSAQLLVPTAHDDCSSGDCQVDCIRNLYRQVTAYVDELSAVMFNKENMRDRRWWLSTFYSLCIQSYVRHALIAIEKQLRFKPTDDVPAEDLSTTQYLHLAALLFTAASAKYDPLIGGRLQYALTDNSVIPETSVPELAHSSARVAFEVDQWASNGIRTSYQFLRKLLQIGSLDFVEQQVKCQGQHLDVSGHKKTSSVGSASVHSMPSPISPNDGAFTTSTRSSRIYLQRNSIDSRFSAQPSTIFSSNLSSDSLAQTLSTAHTSLYEPSILTNPRYSAVIGEVDLDMVVSEGEGLEPEEILKFVCECCPRGPRHFRTYEELSAHEAEKPHLCTNAQCKKRFKSPTEAERHINAIHLKSESWSCKALTHPLLAFHMEIFPNGAVWDVCGFCGGGFARKTSAIKDETLPSTAETSTKADAESIERDEAELISHMERVHKFGECDQEKHFYRADNFRQHLRNTHIAKPGKWLKVLEGVCKIGKDGPQGAV, from the exons ATGG ACGGTCACCACTATGCGTCCAATCTCCCGCTCGGGATGGGTGTCCAGACAAGTGATGCCAGGCTAGGCTTTGGTCATCTTTCGATCCAGGGTGGACCTATCGGTATGGACGCTGCGGGTGACCCAATGGACCTCGACATGGACTTCGATGAAATGTCGTGGGCCATTGATTTCAACTCACCCATCAATCACATTGACCCCCAGCAGCTCCACTCGTTCGAAGTGAACCCGAATTATCATCCACCGAACGGGCTTCCCTATGACTACCTCTTTGCCGAAGACGAAGGTTACTTTCCTCCCTTTAACCCGCCCTtacccaacatcaaccacaggCCTCCTGAGGATGGGTCACACGACCTTGCCAGGGAGCGTCTTCGCAAGCAACTGTCCCTGCTGTCAAAGGGATGGTGCGGAGACGAGATTCGATTCAAGAATGTCGACCCGGCCAAGGCTGTCATCTTGCATACACTGGCTATtgagttggggttggagtaCAACCACAACGTCCGTAGTCAAGAAGTACTGATTTCACGCTTCGAACCCACCCAACTTCCATCCGGGCCGCGGCCTTCGTCTGGGCGTTTATCCACTTCACCCCCCCGCGCATCTGTGGAACTAAACGCCGTCAGCTGCCTTCCTGGCGAATCTGCATTTTCACTATCTCACTTTCAATCGCCTCAGCTCCCACACTTTGATGTAAGGGCAGCTGTTGCACCTATCCAAGAAGCACCAttacaacaaccacaacccgACTCCATAGTTGCCAAGCCTCACCAAGCGCTATCACGTCATCCGAGCCGCAGCGAGCGTATCACTGACTCGATCAGCAAGCATGTCTCGACCCTCAAGGCTTCCGTTGCCAAGGGTGGGAGACGTGGACCGCTCACAGAGAACGGCCGACGAGGTATGAGAGAGTTGGAGACAGTGGGCGGCGCTTGTTGGAGATGCAAAGTCCTGCGTCGCAAGTGTGACCCTGGCACCCCATGTCGGTGTTGCCTGCAATTGGAAAGCGTTGCCATGCCCAACCTGGGGGAAGACGCACCATTGTGGCCTTCGATAGGATGTCGCCGTGGACCTCTTGGCAATTCCCTTCCTACGCAGCTTCTTTGTCCCCTTCAGAGCCTGGAATGTCATCTAGCTtcaagcaacagcagccgccGTTGCCGTTCAGTAGATCTTGCTGAAAGATGCCTACTATCAGCCGAAAGTCAGCGGTTGGCAGATATGAAAGCCGTCTTTGAAGGGGCATCGGACAAGCTGTCAATCTGTGATTTCGGGCTGAAAGCCTCCTTTTATGCATTCATTGATGCAGGTCGTTACCGTGATAGGGACTCTCTACACCAACAGAATACGCCCTGTGATGGGAACCCTGTGACCTATGCCGAGCTAATTGCCATCATTGCCTGGGAGCTGTCCGAGAACAACGCTCTGCTGGGGTCGTTGCTTGAAATCAAGTCTTGGGAGAACTTCATGGGGATGCTGGAGACAGCCTGCATCTACGAGTCCGAGGTTGGCCAG ACGTCGGTAGTCTTCCTCTCCATGGTGTGTTTGAGACACTGTCTGGAAGGACTTCGACTCCACTCAGCACAGCTCTTGGTCCCCACGGCTCATGACGACTGCAGCAGTGGTGACTGCCAGGTCGACTGCATTCGCAATCTCTACCGTCAGGTTACGGCGTACGTCGATGAGCTTTCTGCTGTCATGTTTAACAAGGAGAACATGAGAGACCGAAGGTGGTGGCTGTCAACCTTCTACAGCCTATGCATTCAAAGCTATGTCCGTCATGCATTAATTGCTATTGAGAAGCAGCTACGATTCAAGCCAACGGATGACGTGCCGGCCGAAGATCTATCGACTACACAGTATCTGCATTTAGCAGCGTTATTGTTCACGGCTGCCTCGGCGAAGTATGACCCACTCATTGGTGGACGCCTTCAATATGCGTTGACAGACAACTCGGTCATTCCTGAGACTTCAGTCCCCGAACTTGCCCATTCATCTGCCCGTGTGGCTTTCGAGGTGGATCAGTGGGCCAGTAATGGAATCCGGACTTCATATCAATTTCTGAGAAAGCTGTTGCAGATCGGCAGTCTTGACTTTGTCGAACAACAAGTCAAATGCCAAGGCCAGCATCTGGATGTATCTGGCCACAAGAAGACTTCGTCTGTTGGATCGGCATCTGTGCATTCCATGccatcccccatctcacCAAATGACGGCGCTTTTACAACATCGACACGATCCTCTCGCATCTACTTACAAAGGAACTCCATCGATAGCAGATTCTCAGCACAGCCATCTACCATCTTCTCGTCCAATCTTAGCTCCGACAGTCTGGCTCAGACGTTATCGACGGCACACACAAGCTTATATGAGCCTTCCATCCTGACCAATCCGCGATATTCAGCTGTaattggggaggttgatctGGATATGGTTGTcagtgaaggggagggacTCGAGCCAGAAGAGATTTTGAAGTTCGTGTGCGAATGTTGCCCACGAGGGCCACGCCACTTCCGAACATACGAGGAGCTATC TGCACATGAAGCCGAAAAGCCCCATCTATGCACCAACGCGCAGTGCAAGAAACGCTTCAAGTCACCCACCGAAGCCGAAAGACACATCAATGCTATCCATCTAAAATCTGAATCATGGTCCTGCAAAGCTCTCACGCATCCGCTGCTAGCCTTTCATATGGAAATATTCCCTAATGGGGCGGTGTGGGATGTGTGCGGGTTCTGTGGCGGTGGCTTTGCTCGAAAGACCTCGGCGATAAAAGACGAAACGTTACCATCTACAGCGGAAACTTCAACGAAGGCAGATGCAGAAAGTATTGAGAGAGACGAAGCAGAACTCATCTCCCACATGGAAAGAGTTCACAAGTTTGGGGAGTGCGATCAGGAGAAGCATTTCTACAGGGCTGATAATTTCAGACAGCATTTGAGGAATACACATATTGCGAAGCCAGGGAAGTGGTTgaaggttttggagggggtgtgcAAGATTGGAAAGGATGGGCCACAAGGGGCGGTATAG
- a CDS encoding uncharacterized protein (COG:K; EggNog:ENOG503PD7J): MQVQTTSKEAGSFVESGVHGSAMSSTLPSQGQPPIAKLTLPPMPRRQSCDRCHELKVRCVTDGHDNNTLGLGVIGEESEASRGRSVIAPIPCARCSKAGAVCIFSPQLRSGRPRVHRHPVRKRARRSSRCPSSPAELSPTHSQSLSPRPPAFNFPLPETRPGIERQPQSRTAPLLLSTTASPNFDVVYRRPDLNTPTTLLSDFGLPEHQGHFLNRLDHFHPLPHTAEDSSSEFGPSFSGSILSATSATTDNTWMFSGSAENFLEEATQANLRINRAGRMLSTLARALLTIASPAINEIFDAGCSLISFMDRYAARQMMSPHMPLQRRRASTDVYRIPHGAIGSSAPISKATDTAISLMALASHQMLLGIFEDLCSSFLSQINSGQAATPPNTPSTGAFFGSSHSQMLAMTNLISHLMEQLDRALRSLAVVQQDAPEGSEGLIAAASVAVASTHDVEFDHALGFGHPPPPSQAHQEPDFDGQKHNRRTPQTLQEGVVSVIFNQVEQRQTRAREQVLMLRRLLGGRS, from the exons ATGCAAGTACAGACGACAAGCAAGGAGGCGGGTTCCTTCGTCGAGTCTGGGGTGCACGGCTCCGCCATGTCATCAACCCTTCCATCGCAAGGGCAGCCGCCTATCGCCAAGCTCACACTACCACCCATGCCCAGGAGGCAGTCGTGCGATCGTTGTCACGAACTCAAGGTCCGCTGTGTCACGGATGGGCATGACAACAATACACTCGGTCTCGGGGTCATAGGCGAAGAGAGTGAAGCTAGTCGTGGGAGGTCGGTGATAGCGCCAATACCTTGTGCAAGGTGCTCCAAGGCAGGGGCGGTTTGCATTTTCAGTC CCCAGCTCCGGTCCGGCCGTCCAAGGGTACACCGACATCCGGTTAGGAAAAGAGCGAGGCGGTCATCCAGGTGTCCATCTTCACCAGCCGAACTCTCCCCAACTCATTCCCAGTCCCTATCACCGAGACCCCCTGCATTCAACTTCCCGCTACCGGAGACCAGGCCAGGTATTGAAAGACAACCACAATCCCGAACAGCACCCTTACTTCTGTCGACAACTGCATCGCCAAACTTTGACGTTGTTTATAGGAGACCCGATTTGAACACTCCAACAACACTTCTGTCAGACTTTGGGTTGCCAGAACACCAAGGTCATTTCCTCAATAGACTGGACCACTTCCATCCTTTGCCACATACGGCCGAAGATTCCAGTAGTGAATTTgggccttctttttctggaaGCATACTCAGCGCAACCTCAGCGACAACCGACAATACATGGATGTTTTCCGGCTCAGCCGAAAATTTTCTTGAAGAAGCCACTCAAGCTAACCTCCGCATCAATCGCGCTGGAAGAATGTTGAGTACCCTCGCCCGAGCGCTGTTGACAATAGCTTCACCAGCGATCAATGAAATCTTCGATGCGGGCTGCTCACTGATCAGCTTCATGGACCGTTACGCCGCACGACAAATGATGTCACCCCACATGCCCTtgcaaaggaggagagccAGTACGGATGTGTATAGAATACCCCATGGCGCCATAGGAAGCTCAGCACCCATCAGCAAGGCTACCGATACTGCCATTTCTCTCATGGCTCTGGCCTCCCACCAAATGCTCTTGGGCATTTTTGAAGATCTTTGCAGTTCATTTCTCTCGCAAATCAACTCGGGTCAGGCagccacaccacccaacacGCCATCAACGGGGGCCTTCTTTGGCTCATCGCACAGTCAGATGCTTGCCATGACCAACTTGATCAGCCATCTCATGGAGCAGCTAGATCGTGCTCTGCGATCACTGGCAGTTGTCCAACAAGACGCTCCCGAAGGTTCCGAAGGGCTTATCGCGGCGGCAtcggtggcggtggcttCGACACATGACGTCGAGTTTGATCATGCGCTGGGCTTTGgtcatcctccaccgcctaGCCAGGCACATCAAGAACCGGATTTCGACGGACAGAAACACAACAGAAGAACGCCACAAACGCTACAGGAAGGTGTAGTCAGCGTAATCTTCAATCAGGTGGAGCAGCGGCAAACTCGAGCAAGAGAACAAGTCCTTATGTTGAGAAGGTTGTTAGGGGGGAGAAGTTGA
- a CDS encoding uncharacterized protein (EggNog:ENOG503P1XX; COG:O; CAZy:AA9), translated as MKGLLSVAALSLAVSEVSAHYIFQQLSTGSTKHGVFQYIRQNTNYNSPVTDLSSNDLRCNEGGASGANTQTVTVRAGDSFTFHLDTPVYHQGPVSVYLSKAPGSASSYDGSGTWFKIKDWGATFPGGQWTLAGSYTAQLPSCITDGEYLLRIQSLGIHNPYPAGTPQFYISCAQIKVTGGGSVNPSGVAIPGAFKATDPGYTANIYSNFNSYTVPGPSVFSCGSNGGGSSPVEPQPQPTTTLVTSTRAPVATQPAGCAVAKWGQCGGNGWTGCTTCAAGSTCNTQNAYYHQCV; from the exons atgaagGGACTCTTGAGCGTTGCCGCCCTTTCGCTGGCTGTCAGCGAGGTTTCGGCCCACTACATCTTCCAGCAGCTCTCGACCGGCAGCACCAAGCACGGCGTGTTCCAGTACATCCGTCAAAATACCAACTATAACAGCCCTGTGACCGACCTCAGCTCCAACGACCTCAGGTGTAACGAGGGTGGTGCCAGCGGTGCCAACACTCAGACCGTGACCGTCCGTGCTGGGGACTCTTTCACCTTCCACTTGGACACTCCTG TCTACCACCAGGGTCCTGTCTCCGTTTACCTCAGCAAGGCCCCAGGCTCAGCTTCCAGCTACGACGGCAGCGGCACCTggttcaagatcaaggactGGGGCGCGACCTTCCCCGGTGGCCAGTGGACTCTCGCTGGTTCCTACACTGCTCAGCTTCCCAGCTGCATCACCGACGGAGAGTACCTTCTCCGCATCCAGTCCCTTGGCATCCACAACCCATACCCCGCCGGTACTCCCCAGTTTTACATCTCCTGCGCCCAGATCAAGGTCACTGGTGGCGGCAGCGTGAACCCATCCGGTGTTGCTATCCCCGGTGCCTTCAAGGCCACCGACCCCGGCTACACCGCCAACATCTACAGCAACTTCAACTCCTACACCGTCCCCGGCCCATCCGTCTTCTCTTGCGGCTCCAACGGCGGTGGCAGCTCCCCCGTTgagccccagccccagcccaccaccactctcgTCACCTCTACCCGTGCTCCCGTCGCCACCCAGCCCGCTGGCTGCGCCGTTGCCAAGTGGGGACAGTGCGGTGGTAACGGGTGGACTGGCTGCACCACTTGCGCTGCTGGCTCTACCTGCAACACCCAGAACGCTTACTACCACCAATGCGTCTAA
- a CDS encoding uncharacterized protein (EggNog:ENOG503NYII; COG:S): protein MPPPTDRHEILHRLRSQINAGIPILGSGAGIGLSAKFVESAGGDLIIIYNSGRFRMAGRGSLAGLMPYGNANDIMLEMAKEILPIVHHTPVLAGICASDPYLPSYLPSYLRHLKSLGLCGIQNFPTVGLIDGQFRVHLEQTGMGYDLEVNLIKEARALEMLTTPYVFNPDEARLMAKAGADIVVAHMGLTTGGSIGAQEAEGGNSKALGDCVQRVQAIRDAVYAVNPEIIVLCHGGAIASPEDAGYVLERTKGVHGFYGASSIERLPVEKAITEVTRAFKGLKMGERR, encoded by the exons ATGCCACCCCCCACCGACCGCCACGaaatcctccaccgcctccgctCCCAAATCAACGCcggcatccccatcctcggcTCCGGAGCCGGCATAGGTCTCTCCGCGAAATTCGTCGAGTCTGCCGGCGGCGACCTAATAATAATTTACAACAGCGGCCGCTTCCGCATGGCCGGCCGCGGCTCCCTAGCCGGTCTCATGCCCTACGGCAACGCCAACGACATTATGCTCGAGATG GCAAAAGAAATACTTCCCATAGTCCATCACACCCCCGTCCTAGCTGGCATCTGCGCCTCAGACCCCTACCTCCCCTCCTACCTCCCCTCCTACCTCCGTCACCTCAAATCCCTCGGCCTCTGCGGCATCCAAAACTTTCCCACCGTGGGCCTCATCGACGGTCAGTTCCGTGTTCACCTCGAACAAACCGGCATGGGGTACGATCTGGAAGTTAAtctcatcaaggaggccCGGGCGTTGGAAATGCTGACCACACCCTACGTCTTCAATCCAGACGAAGCCAGACTCATGGCCAAGGCTGGGGCGGATATTGTCGTGGCGCATATGGGGTTGACGACGGGGGGTTCGATTGGTGCGcaggaggccgaggggggGAATAGTAAGGCGTTAGGTGACTGTGTGCAACGGGTGCAGGCGATTAGAGATGCGGTGTATGCGGTCAATCCCGAGATTATCGTGCTTTGTCATGGGGGTGCGATTGCCAGCCCAGAGGATGCGGGGTATGTGCTGGAACGAACGAAGGGGGTGCATGGGTTTTACGGGGCGAGTTCGATTGAGAGGTTACCGGTTGAGAAGGCGATTACTGAGGTGACGAGGGCGTTTAAGGGGCTAAAGATGGGGGAGCGGAGATGA
- a CDS encoding uncharacterized protein (EggNog:ENOG503PX5Q), with translation MSSTSAPQIPFAEGTKEYGYYERLQHVVRSRLPGMKPRVLVITDIEQDYDDLLAIIFLSEMNRMGAIELAGCIANHHPADRRAKFLRTTLDCLNLQHVPVAIGTKGASDIVAHAPDLYYGLKNRRFHDYAERKHTPPLSGEELIDFLVDQSGKVQTPGGTPTQKLTVLLISSLQDISEAFERWKSVPGAPFPTDKFDKFISQGGYKLEGNNLWPEMGMTNNRFHRPAAKNYTRTLQGCKLKSDAWSREAAKAARIDGSFFQELFQLGPIGAHLEWMWLRQEFKFYYDPLNDPYMPQLDVGWYLNTRLNLSRKSDLFQQLAKSMPPFQEVVPLIKVIAYDCCAAVGAVGEDFMKAFHVLDPSVKQQAPLDETLSEHERLFNDNKTIHRVFGRTQDDMGGINADQLASVMVVFILGGLLATKDHAEKLLQTKSPSTAIPDHEPMQYKNTLENWEHDRQQPLITEVKRCQKELQGLKDKQADAQDSLELARIAKSHDRVRQAENTLNEVVGKETKAEIALNAAIGRIEEDKTRGTERKLRGEYDSSTPELSGAPYELLYQRDVLGRG, from the coding sequence ATGTCATCAACATCGGCGCCACAAATACCCTTCGCTGAAGGCACCAAGGAGTATGGCTACTACGAGAGACTACAACATGTCGTCAGATCCCGCCTCCCCGGTATGAAACCCCGGGTTCTTGTCATTACAGACATCGAACAAGACTACGATGACCTCCTCGCTATTATCTTTCTGAGCGAGATGAACCGCATGGGCGCCATCGAACTTGCCGGCTGCATAGCAAACCATCACCCAGCGGACAGACGCGCTAAGTTCCTTCGAACAACTCTAGACTGCCTCAACCTGCAGCATGTACCGGTTGCTATTGGCACTAAGGGTGCTAGCGACATCGTGGCCCATGCTCCAGATCTCTACTATGGCCTCAAGAACAGACGGTTTCACGACTACGCCGAGAGAAAACATACACCTCCTCTCTCAGGCGAAGAGCTCATCGACTTCCTTGTCGACCAATCCGGCAAGGTACAGACACCGGGGGGAACACCTACACAAAAGCTCACTGTTTTGCTCATCTCTTCATTACAAGACATAAGCGAAGCATTCGAGCGGTGGAAGTCAGTACCCGGCGCACCCTTCCCCACAGACAAATTCGACAAGTTCATCTCTCAAGGCGGGTATAAACTAGAGGGCAACAACCTCTGGCCAGAGATGGGCATGACAAACAACAGATTCCACCGTCCAGCGGCCAAGAACTATACTCGAACCCTCCAAGGTTGCAAGCTCAAGTCTGACGCTTGGTCTCGCGAAGCCGCGAAGGCCGCCCGTATCGATGGCTCGTTCTTCCAGGAGCTCTTCCAACTGGGGCCTATCGGTGCTCATCTCGAGTGGATGTGGCTAAGGCAGGAGTTCAAATTCTACTACGACCCCCTTAACGATCCATATATGCCCCAGCTCGATGTTGGATGGTATCTGAACACACGCCTCAACCTCTCTCGAAAATCGGACCTGTTCCAGCAATTAGCAAAGTCGATGCCGCCCTTCCAAGAGGTAGTCCCTCTTATCAAGGTCATTGCCTACGACTGCTGTGCCGCGGTCGGCGCAGTCGGCGAGGACTTCATGAAAGCCTTCCACGTGCTTGACCCATCCGTGAAGCAACAGGCCCCCCTCGACGAAACACTTTCCGAACACGAAAGGCTCTTCAATGACAACAAAACCATCCACCGCGTCTTCGGCCGGACACAAGACGACATGGGCGGGATCAACGCTGACCAACTAGCCAGCGTCATGGTAGTCTTTATATTAGGTGGCTTACTCGCCACAAAGGACCACGCCGAAAAGTTATTACAAACCAAGAGCCCATCCACAGCTATACCCGACCACGAACCCATGCAATACAAAAATACCCTCGAAAACTGGGAACACGACAGGCAACAGCCCCTCATCACTGAAGTCAAGAGGTGCCAGAAGGAGTTACAGGGTCTCAAAGATAAGCAAGCAGACGCACAGGACAGTCTGGAGCTGGCGAGGATAGCAAAATCACATGATAGGGTGAGACAGGCGGAAAATACCTTGAATGAGGTGGTTGGGAAGGAGACAAAGGCCGAGATTGCTTTGAACGCGGCAATTGGCAGGATCGAGGAGGACAAGACACGGGGGACGGAGCGGAAGTTGAGAGGAGAGTATGATTCTAGCACACCGGAGCTATCTGGGGCTCCGTATGAGCTGCTTTATCAGAGGGATGTTCTCGGGAGAGGGTAG